In Rutidosis leptorrhynchoides isolate AG116_Rl617_1_P2 chromosome 2, CSIRO_AGI_Rlap_v1, whole genome shotgun sequence, one genomic interval encodes:
- the LOC139890484 gene encoding uncharacterized protein has protein sequence MGRSPCCDKTKVKRGPWSPEEYAILRNHILNHGTGANWIALPQKAGLKRCGKSCRLRWLNYLRPDIKLGGFTEEEDNIIYSLYSKIGSRWSVIASRLQGRTDNDVKNHWNTKLKKKASSSNNSTITATSGTCATSNSISPLQFSSPVIFPKQEDDHNQQVMDNYLLDYYMMLDYQQPMISNSNANTNIMSSHQENNQGLSPYDYSFPVESNDYDSWCENGGGVTDSANDLLMTGGFDLRQLGEVVNYNYSSRSL, from the exons ATGGGTAGGTCTCCTTGTTGTGATAAAACCAAAGTGAAAAGAGGACCATGGTCTCCTGAAGAATATGCTATTCTTAGAAATCATATTCTTAACCATGGTACTGGTGCCAACTGGATTGCCTTGCCTCAGAAAGCAG GGCTAAAACGATGTGGAAAAAGTTGTCGACTGAGATGGTTAAATTATTTAAGACCGGATATAAAGCTTGGAGGGTTTACAGAAGAAGAAGACAATATTATTTATTCTCTCTACTCCAAAATTGGAAGCAG GTGGTCTGTCATAGCATCCCGTTTACAAGGAAGAACTGATAATGATGTCAAAAATCACTGGAACACAAAGTTAAAGAAGAAAGCTTCCTCATCAAATAACAGTACCATCACCGCTACAAGTGGTACTTGCGCCACCTCAAACTCAATCAGTCCGTTGCAGTTTAGCTCTCCAGTAATATTTCCGAAACAAGAAGATGACCACAATCAGCAAGTAATGGATAACTACCTTTTAGACTACTATATGATGCTGGATTATCAACAACCAATGATATCAAATTCAAACGCAAACACTAACATTATGTCTTCCCATCAAGAGAATAATCAAGGTTTGTCACCTTATGATTATTCATTCCCGGTGGAATCAAACGACTATGATTCTTGGTGTGAAAATGGTGGTGGAGTGACAGACTCGGCCAATGATTTATTAATGACCGGAGGATTTGATTTACGACAACTTGGTGAAGTTGTTAACTATAACTATTCTTCTCGATCGCTATAA
- the LOC139894403 gene encoding uncharacterized protein: MTNQEENVADRVTWSDGNCVFNWNWCRNLMGRASGDLQVLEGLIKSYTFHEHANDSWKWGLSSNGVFTTKKLQSIIEEKVLLEGRGHTATIKKQPCSKKSQVFIWRVFHNRIPVLIELDKRGVDLHSVRCPSCDDDIKTIEHSLVFCNKAFDLWTRIYKWWGLGTYSNLSFNETFKGNINGATSILGKKNMAGGRMNVWLHDMKVS; the protein is encoded by the exons ATGACTAATcag GAGGAGAATGTTGCTGATCGAGTTACATGGAGTGATGGCAATTGTGTTTTTAACTGGAATTGGTGCAGGAATCTTATGGGTCGAGCAAGTGGAGATTTGCAGGTTCTGGAAGGTTTAATCAAATCTTATACATTTCATGAACATGCGAACGATTCTTGGAAATGGGGGCTAAGTTCGAATGGCGTTTTCACCACAAAGAAGCTGCAATCGATTATAGAAGAAAAGGTATTATTAGAAGGTAGAGGTCATACGGCCACAATAAAGAAACAGCCTTGTTCCAAAAAAAGTCAGGTTTTTATTTGGCGGGTTTTCCATAATCGCATACCGGTTCTTATCGAGCTTGACAAGCGTGGGGTTGACCTACATTCGGTACGATGTCCTAGTTGTGATGATGATATCAAAACAATAGAACACTCCTTGGTTTTTTGCAACAAAGCGTTTGATCTATGGACGAGGATTTATAAATGGTGGGGGTTGGGTACATACTCCAATCTAAGCTTTAACGAGACGTTTAAAGGGAACATAAATGGTGCGACTTCAATACTCGGGAAAAAAAATATGGCAGGCGGTCGAATGAACGTGTGGTTACATGATATGAAAGTGTCGTAA